One Anolis carolinensis isolate JA03-04 chromosome 5, rAnoCar3.1.pri, whole genome shotgun sequence DNA segment encodes these proteins:
- the spef1 gene encoding sperm flagellar protein 1 isoform X4, protein MAAEELDEEGALELYRWVDAIPLSRPKRNLARDFSDGVLVAEVVKFFFPKMVEMHNYAPANSTQQKLSNWGHLNRKVLNKLNFSVPEDVVRKVAQCTPGVVELVLIPLRQKIEEKQRQLKMSSSSYQGHLPTAEACCSLCSFPTPLPPLPQSHEALTSYFLKTMMPSIPQRPCCPGDLDVSVPKDSISKIRSEPEMITCIPSSLIHHRI, encoded by the exons ATGGCGGCGGAGGAGCTCGACGAGGAGGGCGCGCTGGAGCTCTACCGCTGGGTGGACGCCATCCCGCTCTCCCGGCCCAAGAGGAACCTCGCCCGGGACTTCAGCGACGGAG TTCTGGTGGCCGAGGTGGTGAAGTTTTTCTTCCCCAAAATGGTGGAAATGCACAATTATGCCCCGGCTAATTCTACCCAGCAGAAGCTCTCCAACTGGGGACATCTGAACAG GAAGGTTTTGAACAAGCTGAACTTCTCTGTCCCGGAAGACGTGGTCCGGAAGGTGGCCCAGTGCACTCCTGGGGTGGTGGAGCTGGTGCTGATCCCGCTGAGGCAGAAGATTGAGGAGAAGCAAAGGCAGCTGAAGATGTCCTCAAGCTCCTATCAG gGCCATCTTCCCACCGCTGAAGCCTGCTGCAGTCTCTGCTCCTTCCCGACTCCTCTTCCTCCGCTGCCCCAG TCTCATGAAGCTCTGACGTCTTACTTTCTAAAGACGATGATGCCCAGCATCCCCCAGCGGCCATGCTGCCCAGGGGATCTGGATGTTTCAGTCCCAAAAGATAGCATTTCTAAAATCCGATCTGAGCCAGAGATGATTACCTGTATTCCCTCGAGTCTAAtacaccatcgaatctaa
- the spef1 gene encoding sperm flagellar protein 1 isoform X2, with protein MAAEELDEEGALELYRWVDAIPLSRPKRNLARDFSDGVLVAEVVKFFFPKMVEMHNYAPANSTQQKLSNWGHLNRKVLNKLNFSVPEDVVRKVAQCTPGVVELVLIPLRQKIEEKQRQLKMSSSSYQNSLDARNRRTERSKRIMARGRTHCFLIIRQGQKGMMQSSSQNPRVGRDLVGHPVQPHSAKKQEYCIQSTPDRWPSSLCLKASKEGASTTLPLGQRVPLLNSSHSEEVLPDVHVESPFLQFEAIVS; from the exons ATGGCGGCGGAGGAGCTCGACGAGGAGGGCGCGCTGGAGCTCTACCGCTGGGTGGACGCCATCCCGCTCTCCCGGCCCAAGAGGAACCTCGCCCGGGACTTCAGCGACGGAG TTCTGGTGGCCGAGGTGGTGAAGTTTTTCTTCCCCAAAATGGTGGAAATGCACAATTATGCCCCGGCTAATTCTACCCAGCAGAAGCTCTCCAACTGGGGACATCTGAACAG GAAGGTTTTGAACAAGCTGAACTTCTCTGTCCCGGAAGACGTGGTCCGGAAGGTGGCCCAGTGCACTCCTGGGGTGGTGGAGCTGGTGCTGATCCCGCTGAGGCAGAAGATTGAGGAGAAGCAAAGGCAGCTGAAGATGTCCTCAAGCTCCTATCAG aattccttagATGCCCGCAACAGACGGACAGAAAGAAGCAAGAGAATCATGGCAAGAGGAAGAACCCACTGCTTTCTCATCATCCGCCAGGGACAAAAGGGAATGATGCAATCttcatcacagaatcctagagttggacgagaccttgtgggccatccagtccaaccccattctgccaagaagcaggaatattgcattcaaagcacccccgacagatggccatccagcctctgcttaaaagcctccaaagaaggagcctccaccacactccctctggggcagagagttccactgctgaacagctctcacagtgaggaagttcttcctgatgttcatgtggaatctccgtTCCTGCAGTTTGAGGCCATtgtttcctag